A stretch of Carnobacterium iners DNA encodes these proteins:
- a CDS encoding sigma-70 family RNA polymerase sigma factor, with protein sequence MVRKLSIEKETAFFEYHSRIVFGVLKREGIKRTHPDYDDFVQQGLLKLVEAYESFPEDPEEEAFIYPFGGFAFKKIQWHIKDLRRKEYRLSSNELPWPDLMQENYPDRQSQFENECLIMDLFKEMLVYLTKKEQLYLIDAVIHRLTVTEIAKKYQVSRKTIYQWRKSIIVKLDPFLVQLKAAR encoded by the coding sequence ATGGTAAGAAAACTATCTATTGAAAAAGAAACAGCTTTTTTTGAATACCATAGCCGGATTGTATTCGGGGTACTAAAAAGAGAAGGCATAAAAAGGACTCATCCAGATTACGATGACTTTGTACAGCAAGGGTTGTTAAAGTTAGTTGAAGCCTATGAGAGCTTCCCAGAAGATCCGGAAGAAGAAGCGTTTATTTATCCTTTTGGCGGCTTTGCTTTTAAGAAGATTCAATGGCACATTAAAGACTTGCGTCGAAAAGAGTATCGTCTGTCGTCAAATGAATTACCTTGGCCTGATCTGATGCAAGAAAATTATCCAGATAGGCAGTCTCAGTTTGAAAATGAGTGCTTGATAATGGATTTATTTAAAGAAATGCTGGTGTATTTGACAAAGAAAGAACAGCTTTACCTAATAGATGCAGTTATTCATCGCTTAACGGTAACGGAGATTGCTAAAAAGTATCAAGTCAGTCGTAAGACCATTTATCAGTGGCGTAAAAGCATCATCGTAAAATTAGACCCCTTTCTCGTGCAATTGAAAGCAGCAAGGTAA